The proteins below are encoded in one region of Metabacillus dongyingensis:
- a CDS encoding ribonuclease H-like domain-containing protein — MSLKRKLNRLKTHMSLEGSSETAQAAHSEEIPNLEKWKALDAKPFWFDGEYCMVRERTYPLDFKHGLYQMGEFHRAVSLWNERNSLHPLSSKDHDSFELFFFDTETTGLGGGAGNTIFLLGHAQVFHDKVVVKQHFLPKPGNEVALYQSFLSHVNTKTLVTYNGKAFDWPQVKTRHTLVREQVPKLPAFGHFDLFHAARRLWKSSLESVKLSIVEKEILGIEREHDVPGYLAPMLYFTFVQSQDPDHIEGVMIHNEIDILSLITLYTHLSYRILFPDVEATDTEQYEVARWLQSAGDQETAFDTFRSVADRSEAKEFEAKFEMAMHLKRKKQLKEALPLFHSVAESKSLKQKAKAAVELAKYYEHKEKNYEKALSYAASAYLTIKAKDQTLKTDSEKEKLALLKRMKRLGNKSR; from the coding sequence TTGTCATTAAAAAGAAAGTTAAATCGATTAAAAACACATATGTCACTTGAAGGCAGTTCAGAAACTGCACAGGCAGCCCATTCGGAGGAAATTCCAAACCTTGAAAAGTGGAAGGCTCTGGATGCCAAGCCCTTTTGGTTCGATGGAGAGTATTGCATGGTCAGGGAACGCACGTATCCGCTTGACTTTAAACATGGTCTCTATCAAATGGGTGAATTTCATAGAGCCGTTTCTCTTTGGAATGAAAGAAACAGCCTGCATCCATTATCATCGAAAGACCATGATTCTTTTGAATTGTTTTTCTTTGATACAGAAACGACGGGACTTGGGGGCGGTGCAGGCAATACAATCTTTCTGCTTGGGCACGCACAGGTTTTCCATGACAAAGTGGTTGTCAAGCAGCATTTTCTCCCCAAACCGGGAAACGAAGTCGCCCTTTATCAAAGCTTTTTAAGCCATGTAAATACAAAAACTCTCGTTACCTATAACGGTAAAGCGTTCGATTGGCCTCAGGTAAAAACAAGGCATACTCTAGTACGCGAACAAGTGCCAAAACTCCCAGCTTTCGGCCACTTTGATTTGTTCCATGCCGCAAGAAGGTTATGGAAATCTAGTTTGGAATCAGTAAAACTCAGCATAGTAGAGAAAGAAATACTGGGTATTGAACGTGAGCATGATGTTCCTGGCTATCTTGCTCCTATGCTTTATTTTACCTTTGTTCAATCTCAGGATCCTGATCATATCGAGGGTGTGATGATTCATAACGAGATTGATATTCTTTCTTTAATTACTTTGTACACACATCTTTCTTACCGAATCTTGTTCCCGGATGTCGAAGCAACGGATACAGAGCAGTATGAAGTGGCAAGATGGCTGCAGTCTGCCGGAGATCAAGAAACAGCGTTCGACACATTCAGATCTGTAGCAGACCGCAGCGAGGCTAAAGAATTCGAGGCGAAATTCGAAATGGCCATGCATTTGAAAAGGAAAAAACAACTGAAGGAAGCCCTGCCATTATTTCATTCTGTTGCTGAGAGCAAGAGTTTGAAACAGAAGGCGAAAGCTGCCGTAGAGCTTGCGAAGTATTATGAACACAAAGAAAAGAACTATGAAAAAGCACTGTCATATGCTGCATCTGCTTACTTAACGATTAAAGCAAAAGATCAAACATTAAAAACCGATTCTGAAAAAGAAAAGCTTGCGCTCTTAAAAAGAATGAAGCGATTAGGAAATAAAAGCCGCTGA